In Sus scrofa isolate TJ Tabasco breed Duroc chromosome 14, Sscrofa11.1, whole genome shotgun sequence, the sequence GCCGGCTGGTCCGTGAgcggggaggcaggagagagctgCAGGGGCCCGGCGCCCGGGGCCTGCGGGGCGCCTGGGGGGAGTGCCGGAGAGCCAGGCCTGGACTTGGCCCTGCCgcagccgccgccaccgccgcctgCAGCCTCAGAGTTCTGCTCCAGTTCGGCCAGCGCCACGATGTCCATCTGCCCACTGGGGCCCAGTTTCTTGGCGGACTCCACGTCGGCCTTCATCTCCTCCAGGTCCCGCTTGAGCTTGGCGCGCCGATTCTGAAACCAGGTGATGACCTGAGCATTGGTGAGGCCCAGCTGCTGCGCAATTTGGTCACGATCGGCGGGGGACAGGTACTTCTGGTAAAGGAAGCGCTTCTCCAACTCATAGATCTGGTGGTTGGTGAAGGCCGTTCGCGACTTTCGCCGCTTCTTGGGGGTCTGCCGCTGCCCAAAGATGGTCATTCCATCGCGGCCTGCGAGGAAACCAAAATATAGGCTTGCTCCAGGGGAGAGGagacccccaccctggcccttACTCACCGCACCTAGACCTATCCGGCCTGTGGTCAGTCGCTGTCGCCTGCCGGATTAGATTCGACCACCAGGACTAGGGCAAGCCTCAGCTATGGCAAGCCCCCTTCCCCCATTTCTCAGCTACCGGAAGTCCCTaggaaaaaattgttttggtCTCTGCCGGGTCACTTGAGAGTTGGTTTGAAAGACTCGATGTCCCTGGAACAGGAGAGAGCCAGACAGGGACTCCCTGACTGGGTGTGAATGCTGGCTCTCCACCACATTGCAATCAACTCAGCTCTACCTACCCAAAAGGTCCTAGCCAAGGCTCTCCAAACCCCAGTTCCCCGGGCCACTGTGAAAGGGAGGGAGCCAGGCAGAGCAGACCGACTGCGGAGAGATCTTGGGTTCCCGCCTCCCTTCCTCAGTCACTCGATCTGGCCTATCCAGAGGTCCCTAGGAAACAGGGTTTGGGTCCTGTCCCACGCATCTCCACTCCCAGCGGCAGCAGCTTGGGCTGGAGGGCCCTGGCGGCTGGCAA encodes:
- the LBX1 gene encoding transcription factor LBX1 isoform X1 → MTSKEDSKAAPGEERRRSPLDHLPPPANSNKPLTPFSIEDILNKPSVRRSYSLCGAAHLLAAADKHAPGGLPLAGRALLSQTSPLCALEELASKTFKGLEVSVLQAAEGRDGMTIFGQRQTPKKRRKSRTAFTNHQIYELEKRFLYQKYLSPADRDQIAQQLGLTNAQVITWFQNRRAKLKRDLEEMKADVESAKKLGPSGQMDIVALAELEQNSEAAGGGGGGCGRAKSRPGSPALPPGAPQAPGAGPLQLSPASPLTDQPASSQDCSEDEEDEEIDVDD